One part of the Salinimonas iocasae genome encodes these proteins:
- the trkA gene encoding Trk system potassium transporter TrkA, giving the protein MKIIILGAGQVGGTLAENLVGEKNEITVIDSDPNRLRSLQDRLDLQVVVGVGSHPDILKKAGAEDADMLIAVTNSDESNMLACQVAYSLFKTPTKIARVRSEQYIIYQEQLYKQQDIPVDHIIAPEQLVTKAIKRLIDYPGALQVVEFAEGKASLVAVKAYYGGLLVGHALSALKEHMPNVETRVAAIYRRGRPIRPLGTTVIEADDEVFFIAATKHIRAVMSELQKLESSYKRIMIAGGGLIGAGLAKRLEHNHNVKLIEFDRERAQYLSAHLDKTIVFCGDASDPELLTEESIEDVDAFIAVTNDDEANIMSAMLAKRMGAQKAMVLIQRSAYVDLVQGGEIDIAFSPQQATISALLTHIRRGDIVNVYSLRRGAAEAIEAIAHGDENTSRVVGREIGDIKLPPGTTIGAVVRDDQVIIAHSDTKIEANDHVILFLVDKKYINDVEKIFQPSAFFFG; this is encoded by the coding sequence ATGAAAATTATCATCCTTGGAGCCGGACAGGTTGGCGGTACACTGGCGGAAAACCTGGTTGGTGAGAAAAATGAAATTACTGTTATCGATTCCGATCCTAACCGTCTGCGCTCTTTGCAGGACAGGCTCGACTTGCAGGTGGTGGTAGGCGTAGGTTCGCATCCCGATATATTAAAAAAAGCGGGTGCTGAAGATGCCGACATGCTCATTGCGGTTACTAATAGTGATGAAAGCAATATGCTGGCGTGTCAGGTGGCCTACAGCCTGTTCAAAACCCCCACCAAAATCGCCCGGGTGCGTTCCGAGCAATATATTATTTATCAGGAACAGCTGTATAAGCAGCAGGATATTCCTGTCGACCACATTATTGCGCCGGAGCAATTGGTTACAAAGGCCATTAAACGTCTTATTGATTACCCGGGTGCGTTGCAGGTGGTTGAATTTGCTGAAGGCAAAGCCAGCCTTGTTGCAGTAAAAGCCTATTACGGCGGTCTTCTGGTGGGCCATGCCCTTTCAGCGTTAAAAGAGCACATGCCTAACGTTGAAACCCGCGTGGCCGCTATTTACCGTCGCGGTCGCCCTATCCGGCCGCTGGGTACCACGGTCATTGAGGCCGATGATGAGGTCTTTTTCATCGCCGCCACCAAGCACATTCGTGCTGTGATGAGCGAATTACAAAAACTGGAATCCAGCTATAAGCGCATCATGATTGCCGGTGGTGGTCTTATTGGTGCCGGGCTGGCTAAGCGTCTTGAGCACAATCACAATGTTAAACTGATTGAGTTTGACCGTGAGCGCGCTCAGTACCTTTCCGCTCATCTGGATAAGACTATCGTATTTTGCGGTGATGCCTCAGATCCAGAGCTTCTCACTGAAGAAAGTATCGAGGATGTCGATGCCTTCATTGCTGTTACCAACGATGATGAAGCGAATATTATGTCGGCCATGCTGGCCAAACGCATGGGCGCCCAAAAGGCGATGGTGCTGATTCAGCGTAGCGCTTATGTCGACCTGGTACAGGGCGGCGAAATTGATATTGCCTTTTCACCGCAGCAGGCCACTATCTCAGCCCTGCTTACCCACATACGACGCGGCGATATAGTTAATGTGTACTCACTTCGCCGCGGGGCCGCAGAGGCTATAGAAGCCATTGCTCATGGCGATGAAAATACCTCGCGTGTTGTTGGCCGCGAAATTGGCGATATCAAGCTTCCGCCCGGTACGACTATCGGGGCTGTGGTGCGTGATGATCAGGTGATTATTGCCCATAGTGACACGAAAATTGAAGCTAACGACCATGTCATACTGTTTCTGGTCGATAAGAAATACATCAATGATGTGGAAAAAATCTTCCAGCCCAGTGCGTTTTTCTTTGGTTAA